AAAAAGCCCAGCCGTAGTAGGCTGGGCTTTTTGATGGCGAATGCTGAACGAAGGGGAAACGTGCCGTTAACCCCTTCGAACGCGATACTGAATTAATCAGACCGCAGGCATAGCTGCCAATGGGATGATGGCCCCACGATACTGAATCACTGTGCTGGCCGTTAAATGGCCACGCACGGCTGCATCGTGGGCGCTACCACCGGTCAGGCGAACCGCCAGATAACCGGCACTGAAAGAATCCCCTGCGGCGGTGGTATCCACTACTTTTTCTTTCGGCAATTTGACCGCCGGAACATCGTATTGGTGTGCTTCAAAGCCGTCTTTTACCCAGACGATACAAGAATCCGCGCCACGCTTGATAATAATCTCACTCACGCCCAATGCTTGAGTGCGATCAATCACCTGCTCTAATGGCTTCTCGCCCCACAGCATGTCTTCATCATCCAGTGTCAGGAAAGCGATATCCGTGCAGGCCAACATGTCACGGTAGGCTTCTTGAGTCTCTTCTTTGCTCTGCCACAGACGTGGGCGATAGTTGTTATCAAAGATAACTTTGCCACCATTTGCTCGGCAGGCTTGCAGCAATTTCAGTAAGCGCTGACGTGATGCACTGTCCAGAATCGCCAAACTGATGCCGCTGAGATACAGATAATCAAATTTTTCCAAGCGTTGGCAGATATCATCTGCCGCTGGACTGGTCAGCCAGAAACGCGCCGCGGCATCGTTACGCCAGTAATAGAAGGTGCGCTCGCCAGTGCTATCGGTTTCGATGAAATATAGCCCTGGCAACTTATTATCCATACGCTGGATAAGGTCAGTATGGATCTTCTCTTGCTGCCAAGCGGTCAGCATCTCTTCGCTAAAGCTATCAGTACCTAGTGCCGTCACATAGTGCACATTCAGCGCCTGCTCAGAAACCTGACGGGCAACATACACCGCTGTGTTCAGCGTATCACCGCCAAAGCCCCGGCTAAGGTCGGAACCTTTTTGTGACAGTTCAATCATGCATTCGCCGATAACGGCAATATTTTTGCTAGTCATGGAAAGCTGGCCTATTCCTGAATGTGTCTGTGATGAGAGTGGTTTAGGTTAGTCTCACTGCTGACTCCGCCAGAGTCAATAGTATTAAAACGACGTTTTAGATTTTTTATGATATAGGTTGGGAAACTGGCAAGTTTCCCACGCAGATGGGTAAAATTATGACGATTTTCGAAGGTCAGTGACACACTGACCACCAATCCCCCAGTTATCAGTATCCACCTCATCAATCACCACCACGGTCGTTGCTGGGTTTTTACCCAAGGTGTCGACTAACAGTTGAGTCACGCCAGCGATCAGCTGTTTTTTCTGTTCAGCCGTGGCCCCTTCGCGAGTAATCTTAATATTTACATAAGGCATATTCATCTCCATTAAGTGTAATGGCATTATTGAGTTATCTACTATAGATGGCTTAAAAGTACCGCGCCAACTCGCCTGAGAGCAAGAATCTGTCATGACACAATATAAAGTTATGGCCTCTGGAGTCGATAACATGTCCAGAAGGAATCACCTTTACCACAGGATGTCATCGAACGGTCGGCGGTACGAACTGCCATTAGGGTCTGATGACATACAACATGGCGACTAAACTGATGATGACGAATAAAGTATCAGGTTTGCTAGCGCCATCCTTTGCCGCCATTGATCGTAATAAAGGACAGAGCTTCTGGCGGCAATGTCAGCGTCGGTACACTTTTCAACCTATCTATCGCACATCCGGAGCGTTACTGGCGATCGAGTTACTCACGGCTGTTTTTCACCCTTCATCGCCGGATACTCGCCTGAATCCGGAGGATTACTTCAATGCCATCAGTATCGGTGACCGCTTAAATGTGGTGCTGGAACAGCTGAACATGATCAAGCAGTGGCACGCGATATTTGTTCACCACTCCGTGTTGGTTTCGATCAACATCGATGGTCAGGCGTTAATGGCGATGCAAGATGACAGACAGGCCAAACTGTTGATAGACGCTATGCCTTATGTCCGCTTTGAATTACTCGAGCATGTCGATACCTCCCTTGATACCCCCTTTGCGCGCATTGCAGAAGCCGATCGTCTGTGGCTGGACGATTTTGGTAGTGGGATGGCGAACTTCACTTCATTCCTGAGTTGGCGCTATGAGTACATCAAAGTTGCCCGTGATCTGTTTATCGTTTTGCAAGAAAGTGATGTCGGGAACCAACTGTTTTTCACGCTAATCACCTTGATGGATCGCTACAGTAAAGGGGTGATTGTTGAAGGCGTAGAAACCTCACAAGAGTGGGCCATGGTACAGCGTTCTGATGCCGCAGCAGCGCAAGGTTATTACCTTTCTCGGCCCACCTCATTTGATCGATTACAGGCACTGCCCATGCTGTTTTGTGGCTAATGTTTTATGAGTGCCAATGCTGTGTTTCCCCGCTGCTGCTTCTGCCAGCATCACGGCATTGATCTGCCCAAATAATGGATTCTATCCCATCATCGACTATGGTTAGTGTAGTCTTCTAAATCCACAGTATTCATCGGCTCATCACTTTCCTGACTGATTTTTCGACTAAAATACCGCAAAGTGACCCTCGAATAAGCACACCATAACGGTGGATTTAGCATTATCTTCTGATGACTGGCATGGAGCTATTATGACCAAAACTGGAAAAGTGCTCACGGGCATTGGCGGCGTGATTGTTCTGTTGGTGGTGGCGATGATTGTGTTTGTGATGACTTTCGACTGGAATCGCCTCAAACCAACGATTAACGAAAAAGTGTCCACTGAATTGCAACGACCATTCGCCATTCGTGGCAATTTGGGGGTTGATTGGTCACGAAAAGGCGATGAACCGGGTTGGCGCGGCTGGGTGCCTTGGCCACATATTCATGCAGAAGATCTGGTGTTGGGCAATCCACCGGATTTAGTTAGCGATAAAAAGGCGGGCGATAAAACGGCTTCCGCTGCTTTTCCCTCCGGTGAAATGGTCACCCTAAAACGAGTCGATGCGAGCATCGCGCCGTTAGCCTTACTGGCGAAAGAGGTCTGGATCCCCCGAATTTGGCTAACACAGCCGGATGCTCACTTGTTGCGGCTGGCTGACGGCAAAAATAACTGGACGTTCCATCTGGCCAATAGCCCGACAGAAGGTGAGAACACCGCATCCTCTTGGTCGGTCAATATCGACGATATCGTTTTTGATCGTGGTGAAATTAACCTGAACGATGCCACTTTAAAAGCTGACCTGCACGCTGTGATTGATCCCTTGGGTAAACCTTTGCCATTCGCTGAGGTGACCGGCACGGACAACAAAGAGAAAAAAGGCCAGCAGGCTGCAAATAACGGGCAAAGCAACACGGAAGACTATATTTTCGGTTGGAAGGTTGACGGCAAGTATCAGGGCCAGCCATTGACAGGCAGTGGCAAAATTGGCGGCATGTTATCGATGAGTGATGCAAGCCGGCCATTCCCGTTACAGGCTGATTTACGCTCGGGGTCAACTCGAATCGTGGTGGCCGGTACTTTAACGGATCCGGGCAATTTGGCGGGTTTGGATTTGCAATTGAAATTCTCCGGTGCGAGCTTGGATAACCTCTATCCGCTTATCGGTGTATTACTGCCCGCGACGCCGCCTTACAACACTGATGGCCGCTTAGTCGCGAGTCTTAAGCAAGCGGGTGGCGCAGTTTATCGCTATGAAAACTTTAACGGTAAGATTGGCGACAGCGATATTCACGGTGATTTGACCTATGCCGCCAGCCAACCGCGCCCCAAATTAACCGGAAAAATGTCATCAGAGAAATTACGTTTTGCGGATTTAGCGCCATTGATTGGGGCTGACTCCAATCAGGAAAAAGCGAATCGTGGCGAGCGAAATCGCCAACCGGCTAATAAGGTCTTACCGACGGAAAAGTTTGATACCAAAAGCTGGGACGTCATGGATGCTGATGTGACCTATGCAGCGAAACGCATTGAGCGCGATAAATCATTACCGCTAAGTAATCTGTCGACGCATGTGGTGCTGAATAATGGGGAGCTGTTACTCGATCCATTACGCTTTGGGATGGCAGGGGGCAACTTGAATGCGACGCTACGGTTGAATGGCAACAAGAACCCGATGCAAGGCAAGGTTGATCTCCATGCCCGTAAGCTGCAATTGAAAGAGCTATTGCCAGAGGTCACGGCGATGCGTAACAGCTTGGGGCAACTGAATGGCGATGCGTCCTTTACGGCGAGCGGTAACTCGGTTGCCGCACTACTGGCCACCAGTAATGGCAACCTGCGTTTGCTGCTCAACCAAGGATTGATCAGCCGCAGTTTGATGGAGTTACTGGGTCTGAATGTGGGTAACTATCTGGTGGCGAAGTTGTTTGGTGATGATGAGGTTAAGATTAACTGTGCAGTGGCGGATATTCAGCTGCGTAATGGGCTAGCAACACCACGGCTGTTTGTCATCGATACCGAAAACGCCATTATCAATGTGACGGGCAATATTAACTTCGCGACCGAACGGTTGGATTTATCCATTGATCCGGAGAGTAAAGGGCTGCGTATTCTGACCTTACGCTCCCCGCTCTATGTGAAGGGAACGTTTAAGCAACCAGATGCGGGAGTCAAAGCGGGGCCATTGATCGCCCGAGGCACCATTGCGGCGGTGTTAGGGGTCGCGCTGACGCCAGCGGCGGCATTGCTCGCACTGATTTCCCCCAGCGAAGCTGAAGAGAATCAGTGCACACCATTTTTGAATAAAATAAAGCAGAAAAAATAATTAGCTAGTGTATCGGTGGTTGGGGGAGCAACTGACAAGCGTGATCCTGCAACTCCTCCACTGATGCACGATGTAGCTTCGACATACTGGTTTTACTGGCAAGCAGCAAAAATTCACCGTTCGGCAAAGCTGTCATGGCTAAACCATAATTACCCATCTGGTCTTTTGCCCCAGAGACTTCATCGGCGAGTAAGCGAAACGCGCCTAAATGTTGTAATTCGATTGCTGTGGTGCGCCGAACGAAATAATCATGGCCCAATAGGCCGCCGGCTAAGGGCTGCCATTGTGGGCTGAAATCGGCCACTTGCGCTGCTAGCGCCGTTTTTACCTCTGGTTTCAGGCAAGAGATATGAATATGTAACTGATTCTGAGAGCGGCCAAATTGCGAATTAATGGTGAGGGAGATAATTGAATCATCAATTGGCGCGCCATACTTATCAGCCATAAAGTGGCGAGCTTGCCAAGCATCCCAAAAGTAGTTTGGGCTGTTGGCCGCGAGTATCTGAGGGCTTTCTATACCGCTGATTTTTGCCGTCGGCATCAATAAATATTGCAATGGCCCATGCATATCTTTGTACACCACAAACCCCCCCTGAGTATCAACCTCAATGCAAGGCTGCGAGTCATGATTGGCTTCCATATTCGGTACACATTGTTGGCTGACAATTCGCCACAATGCATCGGCATGATTAGAGCGCGTTTGATAGGCTGCAAACAGTCCAATAATCGCTATCAACACCAATATAATCCCTCTAAATTCCGTTTTTTTTATCGCACGTGACATAGGTGATCCTTCACTTTAGATGATGGGCCATCAGTGTAATGACAAATTTGAAACAAGGGCAGACCCCATGATGCTGAGTTAGCATTATGGGGTGTTGGCCTTAGTGGGTAGGGGGTTAACGCACTAACGTGTTTTTTCGCCTGAACTTGGCAGTAAGGTGTCATCCTCAGCATATTGGGCCGTGGCTATCCAAGCGGCGCAAAAGAGGGTCAATCGAGCAAAGAAGTAGAAAAAGGCCATCAAACCAATCACGGAACCAAATGCTGCGCCAGACGGTGAACTAGCAAGGCGTGGCAGCATCATGGTCATAATAAATTTGATGATTTCAAAGCCGATAGCCGCAATTAGCGTACCGCGCAGCAAGGCTTTTTTCTTCGGTTTATGTCGCGGCAGAATCCAGAATATCCATAAAAATAACAGATAATTAGCCGCTATTGAGATCGACATTGCAATCAAGGTCATGGCAGGTCGTAGCCATTCAATATCCCCCAGCCCTAATGCATTGACGATGGCTGATTGTGCAGCGCCCGCGATAGACGTCAGTGAGAGCGTGATAATCAGCGCGACAACTAACCCGATGAGCGAGACAAAATCGCGGGCATAGCGATAATAGAATTTCTCCTGATCCTGCGGGTTACGTTCCCAGATATCCCGTGACTGAGCGCGGATAGCTTCACGTAGATTCCCCATCCAACTAATACCGGAATAGAGCGCAATCGCTAAGCCAGTCAACCCGACCGTGGTCCGCTGCTGAATAGCGGTATTGACCGTATTTTTGAGGGTGGCTGCTAGCGAGGGATCACTGATGGTATTCACGATTTTATTAATTAATTCAGCCAGTAGGTCAGGGTTTGATGCCAGAACAAAACCCACGGCGGCGAAAGAAACCATCAAAATGGGGATCAGTGACAAAAACGAAAAATACGTAATAGCAGCCCCAAACTGGCTACCTAATCGATCATTAAAACGATCTGTGGCGCGGATAAGGTGGGCAACAGCTGGATATTTTTTCACTCGCAGTGTCATCCGTGTCATATAAGAAATCGCTTTCTTACCCGATTCAATGCTCGACGACAGTGGTGCGGCGCTGTTTTTCGGTGCGTTCGGCATAATTCTCCTAAAAGCTACAAACCCTAAGGGTAACCAAGAATGCCTAAGGGTTCATAACTTTAACGATTTTTTGCCCAAGTTTATCGGCCAATAACGCTTAGCGCATGGTAACAAACTCTTCGGCGGCGGTTGGGTGGATTGCGACAGTGTTGTCGAAATCTTTCTTGGTTGCGCCCATCTTCACCGCTACGGCGAAACCTTGCAGGATCTCATCCATCCCGAAACCAATACCATGGATGCCAACAATCTTCTCTTCTGCGCCCACGCAGACTAACTTCATGCGGCAAGGTTGACGGTGCTGAGTGACTGCGCTGTACATTGCCGTGAACGACGACTTGTACACTTTCACCTGATCGTCACCAAACTTCTCGCGAGCTTGCGGCTCGGTCAGGCCAATGGTGCCGATAGGTGGGTGGCTGAAAACGACCGTCGGGATATTGCTGTAGTCCAAATGCTCATCAGGCTTGTTGTTGAACAGGCGCTCAGACAAGCGGCGACCTGCTGCGACTGCCACAGGAGTCAGTTCAACTGCACCGGTGTTATCACCGACAGCATAAACACCAGGGACGTTGGTATTCTGGAACTTATCAACCTCGATATAGCCTTTATCATTGGTTTTGACGCCACTGGCAGCCAGATTCAGGTTGTCTGTTGCCGGTTCACGGCCAATCGCCCAAATGAGGTGATCGACAGTCACTGCTGTGCCATTTTCCAATTGCAGCGTTAGGCTGCCATCTGCATTTTTGATAACCGCTTTAGGAACAGATTCGGTATGCAGTGTCGGCCCTTCGGTGTTCATCACTTCCAGCAGTGTGTCCACAATCAACGGATCGAACGAGCGCAACGGTGCATGTTTGCGAACAAACAGGTGCGTTTCGGTGCCTAACCCATTGAGCACACCCGCGATTTCGACCGCGATATAGCCCGCGCCCACGACAGCAACGCGTTTTGGCATTTCATCCAAATCAAAGAAACCATCGGAATCGATACCATATTCAGCGCCGGGGATATCCGGATGGCTTGGGCGACCACCGGTGGCGATCAGAATGTGATCGGCGGTGATTTTTTCACCGTTAACTTCCACGGTATGTGCATCAACAAAACGTGCGAATCCTTGAATCACATCCACCTTATTATTGCCTAAACCGCGCTCATAAGATTGGTGGATACGATCGATGTAAGCAGTACGATTGGCGACCAGTTTCTTCCAATCGAAATGATTCACGGTAGTATCAAAGCCGTAATCAGGGCCATACAAATGAATGGCTTCGGCAATTTGCGCAGCATGCCACATGACTTTTTTCGGTACACAACCGACATTCACACAGGTGCCGCCGAGCTGTTTAGCTTCGATCAGCGCACATTTTTTACCATACATAGCTGCCCGGTTGATCGACGCAATTCCGCCACTGCCACCGCCAATTGCTAGATAGTCGTAATGTTTGGTCATCAGGGTCATTTCCAATATTCACCCATCAAATTACTGAGGGTAGAGTTGTTTAAAATTTGCCTAAGAGTTTAACGCTTACTCGCGTTTTGTCGCAAAGGTTGCATCAATGGCTCTGATTCGCGTGACCAATTGATTTAGGCTGTGCTTATTCAGGTACTACCCATTTCACCAGTGTATGACCATGGCCGGACGGTACGAGTGCTTTATGTAGCCATGGCAGCAGCGTGTTCATTTGCTGCTCGAGTTTCCAAGGTGGATTGATCACAATCATGCCAGAAGCCGTCATACCGTGCTGGTCGCTGTCAGGGCGAACCGCCAGTTCAATTTGCAAAATACGGCGAATACCCGTGGCTTCGAGATCCCGCAATAAGCGTTTGATTTGCTGACGCAAGACCACTGGATACCATAAAGCATAGGTGCCGGTTGCAAAGCGCTTATAGCCTTCCTGAATACCTTTCACCACGTCCTGATAATCTGTTTTCATCTCATAAGGCGGATCAATCAGAATGAAACCACGGCGAGACGCAGGCGGTAACTGCGACTTAAGCTGTTGATAGCCATCGGCACGTTGAACTTTTGCACGCTCATCTTTGGCGAATTCATTGCGCAGCAACGGATAATCGCTCGGGTGCAGTTCGGTCAGATGAATTCTGTCATCTTCACGCAATAAATGGCGTGCGATCAATGGTGAGCCTGGGTAATAACGCAACTTCTCGGCACGGTTAAAATAGTGGATAGCGCTCATGTACGGGGCTAAATCTTCCGGTAAGTCATCGCGTTGCCACAATTTGCCGATGCCCTCAAGGTATTCACCCGTGCGTTCTGCATGCTCACCACTCAGTTGGTAGCGACCGGCACCCGCGTGGGTATCCAAATACAGAAAGGGTTTTTCTTTCTCTTTCAAAGACTCAATAATCAGGCTTTGAACGGTATGTTTAAGGACGTCGGCATGGTTGCCAGCGTGAAAACTATGGCGGTAACTGAGCATATTATTTTAACCAATTGAGATTTTTTACATTGCGGCTGTGCTTATTGCGGCCTTTCTCTGTGAATGCAACAAAACATCATCGTCAGACACCGCAGCCAACACATTATGGCCACTAGTATAAACTGTCTGATGGATAAAAAGTGAAAAGCATTAAATTGCGCTGAATAACGCATCATTCGGTGAATATTTTATCGAGATACCCTAGGGAAGAGAATGAATAACAAGATAATCGCACAGCGATACCCTGATGCCTTGCAGTGGGCGTTTGGTGATAGCCCTGAAATGGCAGATGAACTGGCACAACTGGTCATTAGTGGTGCTAAAACAGCGACATGCGGCTCTTATGCGGCCTATAAGTCAGTGGCTTCGCCGGGCATTGGCGATCATAATATTGTCTTGAATAGCCGCAATGAGCCGGTTTGTGTTATCCAGACAGTGGCCTTAACGCTGGTACGTTTTTGCGATGTGACCGCAGAGATGGCCGCGAAAGAGGGGGAGGGTGATAAAAGTCTGGCGTACTGGCAGAAGGAGCATCAGGCCTTTTTTACCCGTGAGGGGGATTTCTCGCCTGAAATGTTGCTGGTCTTTGAAGAATTTAAGCTCATTGAGATTTTTGATTAGCGAGTTGGGGCTGGGTGCCATTGATTTTTACGCGAACAGACCTCATGTTAATTATTCATTCATCACTTATTTTCCGGCGCTGGACCCGTTCTGGCGCTGGCATTCAAAATTATAATTAGGACTGCCCTATGACAAATCCGCTGTTGACCCCGTTCTCCCTGCCGCCATTTTCTGCTATTCGCCCTGAAGATATCGTGCCTGCGGTGAAATCCGCTCTGGATGAATGCCGTCAAACGGTGGAGCGGGTTGTTGCCCAATCAGGGCCTTTCACTTGGGATAACCTGTGCCAACCATTGGCTGAAACAGATGACCGCTTATCACGGATCTGGTCACCGGTTGGGCATTTAAACTCCGTGAAGAATAGTCCGGAATTACGGACTGCTTATGAACAAAGCCTGCCGCTGCTGTCGGAATACGGCACTTGGGTCGGGCAACACAAAGGTTTGTATCAAGCCTATGTCAGCCTGAAAGAAGGGCCAGGGTTTGATGCGTTGACGGCCCCGCAGCGCAAAGCTGTTGAAAACGCACTGCGCGACTTCCAGTTGTCCGGTATTGGTCTGGCACCTGAGCAGCAAAAACGCTATGGCGAAATTGTGGCTCGCCTGTCTGAATTAGGCTCGACTTATAGCAATAACGTGCTTGATGCCACTATGGGTTGGAGCAAGCTGATTACCGATGTCGAGCAACTTAAAGGGCTGCCAGAGAGCGCATTAGCTGCCGCTAAAGCGATGGCAGAAGCCAAAGAGCAAGATGGCTGGTTGTTGACGCTGGATATGCCAAGTTATTTGCCCGTGCTGACTTACGCCGATAACGCCGAACTGCGCGAAGAGATGTATCGCGCCTTTGCAACTCGCGCCTCTGATCAAGGGCCAAATGCAGGTAAGTGGGATAACAGCGAAATCATGGCTGAAATCCTCACGTTACGCCATGAATTGGCACAGCTACTGGGCTTTAATAGCTATGCCGATAAATCGCTGGCGACCAAAATGGCCGAGAACCCACAGCAGGTATTGGGCTTCTTAAATGATTTGGCGAAACGCGCCCGCCCACAGGCGGAGCAAGAGCTGGCACAGTTACAGGCATTTGCTGAAAAACAGTATGGCGTCAGTGAGTTAGCGGCTTGGGATATTACCTATTATTCCGAGAAACAAAAACAGCACTTGTTCTCCATCAGCGATGAACAATTGCGGCCCTATTTCCCAGAACAGCGTGTGGTTGAAGGGCTGTTTGAAGTGGTTAAACGCATTTACGGGATCACCGCGAAAGAGCGCCACGATGTCGATACTTGGCATCCAGATGTGCGTTTCTTCGAACTCTATGACGCCAGTGGCGATCTGCGTGGCAGCTTCTATCTTGATTTGTATGCCCGTGAGCATAAGCGCGGCGGAGCTTGGATGGATGATTGTGTCGGCAGCCTGCGTTTGGCGAACGGCCAGTTACAAAAACCCGTGGCCTACCTGACCTGTAACTTTAACGGGCCAGTCGGCGGTAAACCGGCGCTCTTTACCCATAACGAAGTCACCACGCTGTTCCATGAATTTGGCCATGGCTTGCATCATATGTTGACCAAAATTGATACAGCGGGTGTGTCGGGTATCAATGGCGTGCCGTGGGATGCGGTCGAATTACCAAGCCAGTTTATGGAAAACTGGTGCTGGGAGCCGGAAGCGCTGGCATTTATTTCGGGTCATTACGAAACTCACGAACCGTTGCCGCAAGAGATGCTAGATAAACTGCTGGCGGCGAAAAACTACCAAGCAGCGCTGTTTATTTTACGCCAACTGGAGTTTGGGCTGTTTGATTTCCGTATGCATTACGAGTTCGATCCACTGACGGGCGCACAGATCTTGCCGATCTTGTATGAAGTGAAAAAACAGGTCGCGGTTGTGCCATCGCCAACGTGGGGCCGCTTCCCACATGCCTTTAGCCATATCTTTGCTGGGGGGTATGCCGCCGGTTATTACAGCTATCTGTGGGCGGAAGTACTTTCGGCTGATGCGTTCTCGCGCTTTGAAGAAGAAGGGATTTTCAACGCAGCAACGGGGCAATCCTTCCTCGATGAAATTCTGTCCCGTGGCGGCTCAGAAGAGCCAATGACGTTGTTCAAGCGCTTCCGTGGCCGTGAGCCGCAGTTGGATGCTATGCTGCGCCATTACGGTATCAAGGGCTAGAATGTGTCACAGGTAAGTATTTGTCTATTGTCTGAAGCAGGCGCCGATACCGGCGCCTTGTCTATTCTGGCTGAACGTTGGGGGTTAGTCTCTGATGATCAAGCCGTTATGGCGCTGGTGTTGACACCTGAGCGTCTTGAATTGCGCAAACGAGATGAGCCAAAACTGGGCGGCATTTATGTTGATTTTGTTGCTGGCACCCAGGCTCATCGTCGCAAGTTCGGCGGTGGGCGGGGTGAAGCGGTCGCTAAAGCGGTAGGGATTAAAAAAGGTTATCTTCCTCGGGTGGTTGATGCTACGGCAGGCTTGGGGCGGGATGCTTTCGTATTGGCATCGCTAGGCTGTCATGTGCAAATGCTAGAACGTCATCCGGTGGTGGCTGCTTTGCTAGAGGATGGTTTGCGCCGTGGGTATCAGGATGCTGAAATTGGTCCTTGGTTACGCGAGCGCTTAACACTGCTGCACGCTTCCAGCCTGACGTCACTCGCGGCGATTGAACCTCGGCCAGAAGTGGTTTATCTCGATCCGATGTACCCGCACCGGCAAAAAAGCGCCTTGGTTAAAAAGGAGATGCGGGTGTTCCAATCGCTGGTGGGCGCAGATGAAGATGCTGATGGTTTGTTAGCTCCGGCCCGAGCGCTGGCGACTAAGCGGGTGGTGGTTAAGCGGCCCGATTATGCCGAACCTTTAGCGGGAATTGCGGCTCAGGCAGCGGTGACGACGAAAAGCCACCGTTTTGATCTCTACTTACCTTAGCCACTCTTTATTTCAATTTCAGGCTACCTCACGATAAAGTTGCTAGCCTGAATTTGAATATTGATAAGTTATTACGCAGTCAGTTGTGGGCTAACAATAAAATTATTGATTGTCAGTTGATGTTTGCCAATAAGCGAAATCATCATGTCGGTTTCATGCACATTATTATCAAAATCAATCATGAGATAAGTTATATCTTTTATTTCATTATATTTTTGTATTATTTCCGTTTGATCACTAGAACTGAATCTATCAACAAGCGCAATGCCGCTGCTACCAAACAAGATAGGTGATAAATCAATTTTATCTTTATCTGATTTAAAGTCATGTAGGGTATCTGGGCGTGTCGAGATGGAATCGCTCGTTCTGTTGTAGCGGAAGATATTATTTCCTCCATTACCCCACAACTGATCGGCACCAGCACCGCCGGTCAGAGTATTATCCGTCTCGTTGCCATGTAATTTATCATCTCCACTGCCGCCAATGGCATTTTCAATTACAACATCCGCAGCAATTGAGATATTCCCCATTAGTCCACCGACATCCGAAAAACTCATTTCCAGAAGGTTAATATTTTGATTCTCGCTATATCCGGAGAAATCGAATGTATCAATGCCACCCGCATCCCAAACACAAAATATCAACTTATCTGATGCTACGTTTGCCGAAAGAAACTCTCTTTCACTATTAGAGTTGAAGCCATAGACGGTATCGCCAGTGCGGGTATTCATGTTTGCCCCATAGAGGTATTGGATTGCGGCGATATCATATAGTTGTGGTGTGGAGGGAGTGAATTTACCATAATCCGCACCTGATGCCTGTTCTGAAAGGTAACTCATGATGCTGACTTGTTGAGTGTGTTGCTGATGTTTCGGCGTGTTTT
The window above is part of the Yersinia massiliensis genome. Proteins encoded here:
- a CDS encoding M10 family metallopeptidase C-terminal domain-containing protein, with translation MRTTYEHNSYNISTDQQTRIAYKNKVKEEIAKEIVTEYTLNGRKQYGMSTRLTFSFTHPTDKGMIHRLRGNLISLFSPLQTLFAEKLMQSWSDVANISYSKSSGDDDVNIGFYNFFQESSLAGIAHFPNHSKFGVVNINRFYGSNDNPTYLNFGGHVLAHEIGHSFGLIHTHNLKNTPKHQQHTQQVSIMSYLSEQASGADYGKFTPSTPQLYDIAAIQYLYGANMNTRTGDTVYGFNSNSEREFLSANVASDKLIFCVWDAGGIDTFDFSGYSENQNINLLEMSFSDVGGLMGNISIAADVVIENAIGGSGDDKLHGNETDNTLTGGAGADQLWGNGGNNIFRYNRTSDSISTRPDTLHDFKSDKDKIDLSPILFGSSGIALVDRFSSSDQTEIIQKYNEIKDITYLMIDFDNNVHETDMMISLIGKHQLTINNFIVSPQLTA